From the genome of Perca fluviatilis chromosome 8, GENO_Pfluv_1.0, whole genome shotgun sequence:
TACTCACTCTCTGGCAGTGTGTGCACACGTGGCCCCAGGCTCCTGAAGTACGGCTGTCTCATTGCTTCATCAGCAGAGATCCTCTTTTTCGACTCGTACTGAAATTCGGGGCAGTCAAAGAAACATGCAGTCATTTAGGAACGACAAAAAAAATGGGAGTCAGCAATGTGCGATTGCGCCTTGATGCGCTTCTCTCTAAAGATACGGTCCTAACATAGCTGCAAAATATGTCAACACTGCTTTTAACATCCCAGTCACGCCTGGCAGATATAGTGATACTCACTTTTAGGAATGACATCAGCAGGTCAATGCCATCAGTGTCCAACCTACGGGGGGGggcaggagagagggaggtcAGTAGAGGTGGGGTGACTCACAGATGCTGGCGAGTGTAAGGAAGGAAACACAGTAAACTATTCCACAGGATTTCCTTACAGGAAGTGGCAAAGAGCACACACTCCTAACTAAACAAACCAATACTACTAATGTCTAACTCTCTAAAGTCTAAAAAGCTCTACATACAGTAACTTCTCTTATACCTGGGTCGGATTAGAAACATCTGCTCATTTCCATCTCCAATGATTAGAGGGCTAACAAGAGGAGGTGAGGGGGGTGTTTAGAAACTGTAAAGGTGTAGAATTTCCATGTAAATATCTGAAATAACCTCATTTGATAAGCTGCACCACACTATATctcatgaaataaaaacacaatattaagtagaagaaaaaaatgttcaGGATATAAGTTTCCCGGTCTTACCTGGGTGCGTGGTTAATGAGCGGCTGGACCTTGTACTTGGGGAACTTGTAGGACTTGAACTCGTCCATAGAGGATATTCCAGGCCAGCTGTCTTCCGTGGGAGTGCCTGTGGAGGGACATTCAATCGACCATGTTAGTTAGGCGTTACCGTGGCAGCTGGAGGGGCTTTTCACGCTGCCACAGGGGCTACATGCCAGGGTTAATGCGATTAAAGGCTCATATTAAAAGTTTGAGGGCTCCGCTGTCTGCAGGGGGCAGCACTGACCTAGCAGCCTGAAGATGAGGTGCAGCTCGTCCTCCACCGTGGAGCCCGGGAACAGGGGCCTGCCGGCAGCCATCTCGTAGAATATACAGCCCACACCCCTgacaggaacacacagacacgacTGATTAGGTCATGAACAGATGTCTAACTGAAGCTGAAACACCAATTCAAATTAACATCTGTATTTATACTACCACTAACTTTTACGATCAAACTCCCTAAATCGTACATTACCTGGCCGGTTTCAATCTGTCCAATTAATGAAATATCAAAGGAAGAGGCAGGAATTAATTTAAGAAAGCAGCAGGGCCGCTTGAAGTATAAGGGAAACCATTCATGCTTAAATTCATAATCCTCATTTACTGTAGATTAGGACACCTGTCTGCTGCTGCACTTCCTAAATTCCTCAACAATAAAAAACTCAATGATAGACGCTCCAAACAGCCGCGCTCATTCCACAAATCACTGAGGTTGCAAGAGACTTCAAATaaagaaagacaaaacattttttaattctttCTTCTTGAGGATTATATTTGCTTCTGCACCTTCACACGAGAGAGTTGCTAGGGGTCTAATACGTGTTTTATAACCGTTGCAGTCATCCCCGAGGAGCCCCACTCACCACATGTCTATCTGCGTGGAGTACTCCGAGGAGCCCAGCAGCACGTCGGGAGGCCGATACCAAAGTGTTACTACCTCGTTAGAGTATGTTTTAGTGGGCACAGATTTAGCCCTCGCCAGGCCTGTGGAGCAGaaatatgacaaataaaaacaggTCCAAAGGGCACATTTAGTCAAAACTTTATATGAAGGGCTTAATtctaaaatgccaaatattcatTAATAGGTTTTTAAATATGGCTCAATTGTATAACACagtatttgtaaaatgtaaaatatagatGAATGCAGCTTTTCACTTTTGATCCAAATGGTAGACAATTCATGACACACAATAATCGTAATGAGATTATTAATTGATGTAAGTACTCTTTCTAGTTTTTACCAAAATCAGCCAGTTTGAGTTCCCCTCTGTCGTTGATGAGCAGATTTTGGGGCTTTAGGTCTCTGTGGAGAACTTTCCGTTTGTGACAGTACGCCAAGCCTCGCAGGATCTGGAACAGAAAGATCTGGGGAAAGAGATGTTTTAGATTAGCAACTATCGTCATATCGGTAAAATCAGTTTAAAATAATGGTGCTGAATAAATGTTactacattacacacaattcatCCAAACCCCTAAATAGAATCAATGAATTCTGGACTGATGCTTATGAAAACATAATATGTACCTGCTCCTTCCAAACAGCCCAACTTGATTTTTACTATGCAGTTTAagtatttttcttatttaaagCAACATTAAACCAAATTTCAACTAAattcacacaaacaaaatagATATTTGTGGTAAAGTGAGGTTAAGACAACAAATTCCCTCCACTGCCTAAGCTCCACCACCAGGGGGCACACTAATAGTGCAACTTGTATTGACACCAGCAACcactgtgtcatggcagttgATGAAGTTGGCCAGGCCAGCAGGCAGCCTGCAGAGGCTCACCTTGACATTCTGCATGCTCAGGATGTTCCCGCAGTCGTCCATGTACTGCTTGAGGTCTTTGTCCTAGacgagagacagagggagggcgTTAGAAGAGCAGAAAGGCTACAGGCACAGCAACAGTTGTGCCCCTGTATTATCTTCCTCAACTCTGCAGAGGGTCATGAATAATAATGATGtaaaatatattaattttaGCGTCCGTGCACAGAAAACATGTGAGTCATGCAGGAAGTGAGGGCCGAGGATTGATTGGTCTCACCAGGTATTCGAAGACCAGTGTGAGCGACTTGTCTGTGTGGATGATATCGTGCAGCGTCACAATGTTGGCGTGTTTCAGGTCCTTCAGTAGCGACACTAcggggaaagaaagagaagacaaCTGTAACAGGGAGCATGTGATTACACTGATTTTCTTTAATCTGAACCGTAACATTTACTTTGCTCTATATCTGACTCTGTCGTCTCTGGGTTTACATTGATTAAGCcaagggagtttttttttttagaaagccTTAGGTCATACACAAATGTCTCAGACTTATAAAGAAAGCCTCAAAGATTTAAATAATCCACAAATCCaaacaaaaagataaaatacCGTATTCAAAGAAAAGCAAAACACAAGGACACAGAAGGCACAAAATACAAACATAGCTCTCCTTATCCGTATAACTTCTTTCCTGTAGTTGGTCTTAAATTCTCACTCCAAGTAACGACAATGCATTTCTCCGGGAGGAGGGCAACCTGTAGTTTCACTCCCTCTTCGTGAagttatttacagtaaaaacaccaGAGTTCACATGTTTTATTAACTGTCCCAAACAGAACTAGTGACATGGGACATGTGTGGATTtctttgtgtgtaagtgtgcaTTTATGTGTTAAAACAAAGACACCTTGTCACAACCTCATAAAACGCTTCCATGTAACTGTCGCAGATAACAGTTCAACCTGAAATTGTAGTTCTAGCAGTAAAACTGGATCAACCTTTAACCTGCTGCAGGTTCTTGCAATAACTTTTTATGCagttcagctgtgtgtgtttttatatatatatatatatatatatatatataataacattttgtataaaatgtatatatatatatatatatatatatataataacattttgtataaaatgttatatatattatatatatatatatatatatatatatatatacacacacacatatatatacatatatatatacatatatagatagatagatagatagatagatagatagatagatagatagatagatagatagatagatatattcTCTGTTTTCTGCCCATTACAtctggagagaaaacagagaataAAATCTCTGTTAAGAAAATGAACCCTGTAGtataaaaacagaacaagaCAGTTCATATTCACTGTACAACAAccataacattttaaaacattaggaCACATCAAGTGTTTGCCTTTATACGATCATCCCAACATTACAACTACCACCAAGAAGAATGTTCCCCCAAACTACTAAAACACGCACACGCAGTCATAACTTCAGACCAGTACTATTTCAATGGTCAACACTCATAACGAGACTCTTGAGAGAATatcctaaaaaacaaaacagtggaTTAAATGACTATGTATGGTTGGGTTAAcataattgtttttaaagagtaaataaatacagtaataaatatgaaAGAATACCAtcagaaaatgacaataaaaggttAATGATTAATTATCTAGGGTTCTGTTTTTATAATCAAACTCCTGTTGGCGAGAAATCACAGGATTCCCGGAAAAAGAGTGAACTTATCCTGGTGAACTTATCATTTAAAAACTGGACTAACTGTGGGTAATGTATGAGATTCCTGGTGCAACACTGAACCTTTAATACCTTCTCTGATAGCTGTGCATGGCGCCCCCTCTTCGTGCTCCAGCCTGATCTCCTTCAGCGCCACCAGGTTGTCGGTCAGCTTACTCCTCCCCTTGAAGACTGTAGCGTACGTGCCCTGGAGGACAGGACGACAAGGAAAGAGGGGAGTCAGGCTGTCAGGGGTTAAAAGTAAACTCTAGAACTGTGTCTGAATGTGTTATATCTCTATGAGAACATCAGCACCTGTGAAGAAGtcaaggtaaacacacacacagagtcacgtACCTCTCCCAGTTTGTCCAGTTTGACGTAGGTCTCCAGCTTCCCAAATCCAATTTCTGACTGGAGGAGAGAAAGGGACAAACCGCATTAATGAGAGTAGCGTCTTTATTAGCATTGACAAGCTTACAGACACTACGGCAAATCCTTATGACGGCCTCGCAGCAACAGAGGAGGGATGTAAGGAGGTCACACCATCAACGCTAATCTCTTGTGACAGAGGACTGTTGGCTTTTGGCTTTTACAATGTGTTTGTTTATAGGGAAGGGAAggcaaactttatttataaagcatgtTTAATACACGATGGAAAACTGTAATGGGCTTTAGAGCTCCAAcattagtcaattaatcaattagtcaatCGACAGAAAGATCTTTGGTAACTATCTTTTGTATAGTATTGTATTTGTAATTGTATTGTATAAGTATAAATGGCAACGTTTTGCTGATTCCAGCTTCACCAATAGATGATTGGATGCTATTTAGTAAGctgaatatatttgttttagACCATTGCTCAAATAAATCAAGCTATCTAAATGTTGGCTGTGGGAAATTATAACAGATTTTGACAGAAGTGAGAGTCTGAGGTCATCTGGAGTCCTCAGGAAAGCTTTTTTTCCTGCAACTAGGGGCGTAAAAATAAATAGGCAGCTTAACCAGACTTTAAACCGTACACCATGAAGACCAGAGCCAGATGagctgagaggtctgggtggaaCACATATTGAACAAAGCCATTCAGTGCTTTCTAAACAACTCTGCAGGGAAGCCTGTATGCAAATGCATTGGACTGGGTGAGGCACAGTGTTCATACATTTCCTCTGTTTGGCTTTTGACAGATGCACATTCAAAGTAAAACCACAAGCCAATTATTGAGGCTGCTGACAAAGTGAATGCTGGGATGTTAACACACGACAACAGGCTGAGAGGATGAGATAAGACGGGGCAAGGTGTGAGctttcactctctcacttctgttTCTAGAtgcctttaaataaaacataactcTCACAGCTGTCTTTATGTTCCGCAGCCCCTCCCTGACGGCCTTTCTGTTTCTATTCCTCTATATTTCCACCCCATTCTCCTCCACTGTTGATTTTCAAATCAGAACTTCTCGCTCTCATACGTGGGCAGCAAGTACTGTACATTTACATTAAGCACAGTTTGGAGTTATCCGCATTTCACAGGGGAAATATTGTAGTTTCTATTTCACTACACTTATCTGACTGTTGTCGCTATGAGCTACCTTCCAGATTCAGATTTTAGCTGCAAAATGTTAGATAAGGTGATGATTGGTCATACGACGATTATACGCCATTAAATTAtatacagggctccagactgcgaccaaatagtctccaaaatttgagagtgtgcgactgaattttacatccagtcgcacatgagCGACCAGTAagtttgccccctttttttacacgttaaacgttgaaatttcggtacctgagaggttatctgtcctctctgaaaattgacagagagcagagctctgacacaaacacacacactcgcacacacgcagagctgcagacagtgcaaactacgtcggctctgcagttttgttgaagtcacagtgagtcacggaaatgccaataaagtggtttcaagtgtggttacagtttttcataacttcacgcagacagcgtttgctgcgatataatattaatggcgaaccgaaagcggtcgcggtgctgttgacgttacacttccttgGAGACGAGCAGGGACAACAttggtttctatgccctggtgactgactgacaggctgaggttgtaaggcaaggcaactttatttctacagcacctttcagcaacaaggcaattcaaagtgctttacatgaaacattaaagaatgTTCAATTCCggcagtggaaattagtagaaatgtgaatatttggttagcatgttgatttacggtgtgtgcccctaacttttctggttgcgcccctaaaattttcagttgggggccactgtgctcctagtgaaaaaagttagtctggagccctgatatACATTTGTCAACCGTCCAAGTTTTTGGGTGTATTAGACCGTTGCAGGCCGTGTTGAAAAATCAACAAGCAGGACTGTTATGAAATACCTTGATTTGTAAGGTATCTAATACGCTTTATTAACCCAAAACAGACATAAATGTTTATCAACTGATAGGGACGTGAGGCAAAGATAATGCATGAGGTGAAAGGGACAGATCTATGCCAGGTGTATGAGAACAGGAAGTCAAGTCATTGTCCTGTAGTCTGGCTCGCTGATTTACCAACATGGTCAACATGAACAGCAGCAGCGGCTGTGACACCCAGCCCAAAGAGGCAATTGAAACGCTAAGCTAACTCGCtcactaactttgtctgtctgctgtttggtgctgagcaggtagtgtacagagGGTTCATTAAACTTTGAAAATTgaattatgtttattttgtattgatCATCCATTTCACTACTCACTGCCACTTTCTaattttccttctcttttttaCCAGCacattgtcttttctttcttgccCTCtctccactcactcactcactcacactctctctctccctccctccatatCTTTCCCCCCTTTTCTCTCTTGGTCTCACCAGTGATGCTCTGCGGGAGCGTCGGCTCAGCGGCTGGTCAAAGGACGGGCTGctcagctgcagcttctccaggTAACTGTCAGGTATCCGGATGTCGGCCGGCAGAGACAGACGTTTGTTTAggtcctgcacacacacaaatggataAAAACAACAGAGAACCTAATTGAAAAACAGTGTCAACATGATGTAAAACCATGGAAAAACAGGAGTAAACCCTCAGCAAACAGCGTAAGCTCTGAATAAATACCAATGATTGACAACAAAATGGCAGAAACCCAAAGTAAACAAGTAGAATCTGTAGGAACCAGCCAGATTTAGGCCTCACTGGTCAACAGAGagggctgtgtgtgtataaatacaCGTGTAGCAGCTTTGTGGCGATACAGTTTTGTGTAGCGGAGTCCTTTAAGAGTTTGAGGTTAAGTCTTTCCCAGAGCAACAAAGTACTAAAGCATGATCCTAATTACTTGTTATATAAAATCAAACACGCTCACAATAAAACGTCTGGATTCTTCCCATCATGCATTTCCTCCATTTGTTAGATTACTGTTAATCCggcctctctctcgctctctcaagCTGCTTTAAATCTTTCACTCCCTCTGAGGTAACATTGGACACTTAGTAACACCCTTCCCTCCTCATCAGCATACAAAAATATGCAACTTTGAACTTTCCGCATTTCAACAACAAGCTTACTGATAAATCTGTAACCAAAGGTGGCTGACTTGTGAACTGGTGAACTAATCCTCCAGCCTTTCATTCAAACATGACAGTGACTCCGTTTTTTGCCCATGCAGTTGCCTAAAGCTGACAGATTTGGACATGCGTTTTTATaagaagtgatttaaaaaaaaaaaaaaatatgtaacttCAGTAATTAGGACACACtgtacactgtatatatatatatataaaaaataaaataaaattttgccACACAGCTGAACTGCATAAAACGTTATTGCAAGAACCTGCAGCAGGTTAAAGGTTGATATGTGGACACGTTTGTTAGAATTGTTACTCTGATGCAGTTTAACAAGTTTTGTTTTGTATGATTATACAAATATTGTTTTGGCAAGAACCatgtacaaacaaaaacattcatttcaagcaaaaaaaaaaaaaaaaggtgtgtgtTTCTTACCAGAATTATATATTCCTAATTCACATCTCACTGCTGTgaagctgaaacaattagttgataGTCGAAGGAAAATTCCTCCGCAACAATTTTAATAATCATTATGGGGTTGCAACGATTGTTGTCTTCATGTgactattttgtcacttattcagaaAATTTCAGAAAATAGGCCAACATTTCCATTATAAATTCCCAGAGCCCAAGTTTATGTCTACAAATTGCTTATTTTTTCAGATCAACAGTTCAAAACCTAAAGATAATTCAGTTTATGGTCATGTAAGAACAAAAAAAGCAGTCAATTCTCGTATTGGAGAAGCTGAACGATAAATCAGTTATCAAAATAGCTGCAtcttaattgtttcagctctacatGCATGGTGAAAATCTACAAATAAAGTCATATAAATATGCTATAATGTCCCTATGTATCtctatttttttaatgactttatatCCAGTTTTGCTGGTCTGTAGTTTCTGTGTATCAGGATTGGTGCTTTGTCTCCAGAGCAAGTGATGCCATTCatcacctaaccctaacccccctaAAGACTACCCCGCCCTCAAATCAACCCGTCCTAATCGGTTACAACAGGGGCCCATCTGGGCCGTATTACAATAATCCTTGTGATGTAATCCCAAAACAGCACTGTTTCCTCTCCAGTGAGACATACAATCCTCTACCTGAACACAGACGGAGGGATTTCCTTACTCCTCGCTCCTCTTCTTTTTGTTCTACTGTCCCTCCTCTGAGTGTCACATCAGCACAAAGGCAAAGAATGAGGCCACACAGTGATCGCTGTTGGATCACTTCATCAACAAGCGCGGTGACGCGGTCAATCACTCTGCTCAtaccaacacaaacaacacacagagtgTTTGTTGGGCTGCAAATAATAACCTCTTTAGGTTATGAAACAGTCACAGGAAGTGTAGGGTATACTGCTTGCACACACTGTCGATACACAGCGTGAGGTGTTGTgtcatgtctctgtgtgtgggtaGCCTCAAATGAAGTAAGCTGCTTAACTACGCGTTTaaggttagtttttttttctttatgtgcAGTCTTGCATGCTCAGTTTGTCTGTGTAGCTGCTGGTATCCGCTCGTAAATCCCCAGAGGTCCTGCACTCAAACCAACCAATAAACACTGTCAGAGGGAGGGAAGTGTGTGTTCTTCAATCACAAGACGTTTCCTCGCATGATCACCCAGCCTGTACTGTGCAACATGCGGTTCACTGGCAAGATGTCAACATCATCCACAAAgcaaaatacagtacaataaaAAAGTATGTCTGCTCTTTTGTTAGATGTTGCATATTTGATTATATTTAATTAGcttaagttattttatgaaaattgttCGCAACATCTTAAATGGGTCAGATGTCACGTTTTAATTGTTAAAACAATGGTTTAATGTTAGGGTTTTAAACTATATTAAATTTTTACACTTTAATGAAACAGTATTTTGAAAGTAGTCCCCAGACCTGTGAGACCTCCATCTTCCCCCTCATATGTGAAAATGTAGATTGGGGGAATTGAGATTATTCAAGGCTCAAAACAGCAATCATGGAAACTAAACCGTTAAAAATGATAAATGATTAGATTTCTATTCCCCAAACAAATCGGAAGTATGTTTCTTCAGTAAGTTGAAGAATATATTACATGTAATgacaatgtaaataaaaatgaggAAGGCGAGAAGTTCATAGTcattctctttttcactttcactATGAAACCGGACAGTTAGTTGTACTGACTCAAATCCCATTAGTAGCCATTAAGGTGGATTGAAGGGACTTTTCTTGGCTTTGTTGtaaagaaagagggaaataaaaacGTTTAAAGTCCTCAAAAACAATCCAAAAATCATGTCAGAATTTATTGATTATGTTGAACACTAAACAAACGAAAGAAGCATAAAACAATTGTCATTTTGTCCATCtgattatatttaatttaataatctGATGTTAGCCAATGTCAAAAAATCTGCAAAATTCAAGAAAACCCCACTGAGCACACTTTATCGTTTACCTTAAAATAAAGCGGCATGATTTCTCTTCTTACTTAATGCTGCCTTTCATGTGTCCCTACGAGCCGACTGGATTAAAGCTTTCACTCTTGATCTGGTTCTACATTTTGTTTGCACGTCTGTCTTTCCATATGCTCTGCTGAATAAAACTGCGTAGTGTTGTGACACTGACATGACAACGTTATCTCTGCTGTGGCTCACTTTTGTTCCCAAATGTTCAAACTTTATGAATTTGGGATAACAAAGCTGAACTGTATTTAATACGTATACAAAGTCACACGCCTTGGATTCAAAAGATGCTTATTGTAAAATGAAATCCCTCTTAGACAACAAACaatcataacaataataataataataataataataataatcacagcGAGAAGTCTCCAtaatgtgttgatgttgttaCATGATGTAATCACCACAGGAGTCAAAATCGGCCCTTTACGGAATCAGTGCATGGgtaaagagagagtgagaaagtaaggaggggggtggtggtggtgaaagCAA
Proteins encoded in this window:
- the LOC120564353 gene encoding cyclin-dependent kinase 17-like isoform X2; the encoded protein is MEKMKRFKRRLSQTLRGSHTIDESLSELAEQMTIEENGLKDSEPMVRNGRPPSAHSVHSFLHQYTSSFKKPPLRRPQSVIGGGLGSLMVMPRNGSRLDIVHENLKMGSDGESDQASGTSSDEVQSPTGVCLRNRGNRRISAEDLNKRLSLPADIRIPDSYLEKLQLSSPSFDQPLSRRSRRASLSEIGFGKLETYVKLDKLGEGTYATVFKGRSKLTDNLVALKEIRLEHEEGAPCTAIREVSLLKDLKHANIVTLHDIIHTDKSLTLVFEYLDKDLKQYMDDCGNILSMQNVKIFLFQILRGLAYCHKRKVLHRDLKPQNLLINDRGELKLADFGLARAKSVPTKTYSNEVVTLWYRPPDVLLGSSEYSTQIDMWGVGCIFYEMAAGRPLFPGSTVEDELHLIFRLLGTPTEDSWPGISSMDEFKSYKFPKYKVQPLINHAPRLDTDGIDLLMSFLKYESKKRISADEAMRQPYFRSLGPRVHTLPESISIFTLKEVQLQRDPGYRNSSYPESGNGKSRRQSMLF
- the LOC120564353 gene encoding cyclin-dependent kinase 17-like isoform X1 produces the protein MEKMKRFKRRLSQTLRGSHTIDESLSELAEQMTIEENGLKDSEPMVRNGRPPSAHSVHSFLHQYTSSFKKPPLRRPQSVIGGGLGSLMVMPRNGSRLDIVHENLKMGSDGESDQASGTSSDEVQSPTGVCLRNRGNRRISAEDLNKRLSLPADIRIPDSYLEKLQLSSPSFDQPLSRRSRRASLSEIGFGKLETYVKLDKLGEGTYATVFKGRSKLTDNLVALKEIRLEHEEGAPCTAIREVSLLKDLKHANIVTLHDIIHTDKSLTLVFEYLDKDLKQYMDDCGNILSMQNVKIFLFQILRGLAYCHKRKVLHRDLKPQNLLINDRGELKLADFGLARAKSVPTKTYSNEVVTLWYRPPDVLLGSSEYSTQIDMWGVGCIFYEMAAGRPLFPGSTVEDELHLIFRLLGTPTEDSWPGISSMDEFKSYKFPKYKVQPLINHAPSPLIIGDGNEQMFLIRPRLDTDGIDLLMSFLKYESKKRISADEAMRQPYFRSLGPRVHTLPESISIFTLKEVQLQRDPGYRNSSYPESGNGKSRRQSMLF